The following proteins are co-located in the Bordetella bronchialis genome:
- the murC gene encoding UDP-N-acetylmuramate--L-alanine ligase: MKHRIQHIHFVGIGGSGMSGIAEVLLNLGYRVSGSDLHESAVTRRLSGLGMSIVIGHTAANIAGADAIVTSTAVAGDNPEVIAARASRIPVVPRAIMLAELMRLKRGIAIAGTHGKTTTTSLVASVLAAGGLDPTFVIGGRLNSAGANARLGQGEYIVVEADESDASFLNLLPVMAIVTNIDADHMDTYGHDVARLKSAFIEFTQKLPFYGSAVLCSDDANVREIMPFISRPVTTYGLNGEAQVAGRNVRADGTRMCFDVLRRDRDIVLPPLSVCLNLPGLHNVRNALAAIAVASELGVPDEAICGALESFHGVNRRFTHVGDFAAPRSHGGGVFTVIDDYGHHPVEMAATLAAARGAWPDRRIVLAFQPHRYTRTRDCFEDFVRVLGTADAVLLTEVYAAGETPLVAADGRALARALRVAGKVEPVFVDDVAELPQATLDFVRDGDVVIVMGAGSISKVPAQIGDLAGALAPGEATQADRRVVQ; this comes from the coding sequence ATGAAACACCGTATCCAACATATCCATTTCGTCGGCATCGGCGGGTCCGGCATGAGCGGCATCGCGGAGGTGCTGCTGAACCTGGGCTATCGCGTCAGCGGCTCTGACTTGCACGAATCCGCGGTGACGCGCCGGCTGTCCGGCCTGGGCATGTCCATCGTCATCGGACATACGGCCGCGAATATCGCCGGCGCCGACGCCATCGTTACCTCGACCGCGGTGGCGGGCGACAACCCGGAAGTGATCGCCGCCCGCGCCAGCCGTATTCCGGTGGTGCCCCGCGCCATCATGCTGGCCGAGCTCATGCGCCTGAAGCGCGGCATCGCGATCGCCGGAACCCACGGCAAGACGACCACGACCAGCCTGGTGGCCAGCGTGCTGGCCGCCGGCGGCCTGGATCCGACCTTCGTCATCGGCGGCCGGCTCAACTCGGCCGGCGCCAATGCGCGCCTGGGGCAGGGCGAGTACATCGTTGTCGAGGCCGACGAGTCCGACGCCTCGTTCCTGAACCTGCTGCCCGTCATGGCCATCGTGACCAACATCGATGCGGACCATATGGACACTTATGGCCACGACGTTGCGCGCCTGAAGAGCGCCTTCATCGAATTCACGCAGAAGCTGCCGTTCTACGGCAGCGCGGTGCTGTGCAGCGACGACGCCAATGTGCGCGAAATCATGCCCTTCATCTCGCGCCCCGTCACGACCTACGGCCTGAACGGCGAAGCCCAGGTGGCCGGACGCAATGTGCGGGCCGACGGCACGCGGATGTGCTTCGATGTCCTGCGCCGCGATCGCGATATCGTGCTGCCGCCGCTTTCCGTATGCCTGAACCTGCCGGGCCTGCACAACGTGCGCAATGCCCTGGCCGCCATCGCCGTGGCGTCGGAGCTGGGCGTGCCTGACGAAGCCATCTGCGGCGCGCTCGAATCGTTCCATGGCGTCAACCGGCGCTTCACGCACGTCGGCGATTTCGCCGCGCCGCGCTCGCATGGCGGCGGCGTGTTCACGGTGATCGACGACTACGGGCACCACCCCGTCGAAATGGCGGCGACGCTGGCGGCGGCGCGCGGCGCCTGGCCCGACCGGCGCATCGTGCTGGCCTTCCAGCCCCATCGCTATACCCGCACCCGCGACTGCTTCGAGGACTTCGTCCGCGTCCTTGGCACGGCCGACGCCGTGCTACTGACGGAAGTCTACGCGGCGGGCGAAACCCCGCTGGTGGCCGCGGACGGCCGCGCGCTGGCGCGCGCCCTGCGCGTGGCGGGCAAGGTGGAGCCGGTGTTCGTGGATGACGTGGCGGAGCTGCCGCAGGCGACGCTGGATTTCGTGCGCGACGGCGATGTCGTCATCGTGATGGGCGCCGGCTCCATCAGCAAGGTCCCGGCGCAGATCGGCGACCTGGCCGGCGCGCTGGCGCCGGGCGAAGCGACGCAGGCCGACAGGAGGGTAGTCCAATGA
- the murG gene encoding undecaprenyldiphospho-muramoylpentapeptide beta-N-acetylglucosaminyltransferase: MNAYAGRTALIMAGGTGGHIMPGLAVAAVLRERGWRVLWLGNPDKMEGRLVPAQGIEMAELRFQGVRGRGIKALLQLPSRLYAATRQAWRHMSAARPDVVLGMGGYVAFPGGLAAALRRVPLVVHEQNAVGGTANRTLARLARRVLTGFPGVLPRGEMVGNPVRREVGAVPPPEQRYAGRSGPLRVLVVGGSLGAQALNTVVPQALALLPEAARPVVTHQAGEQHIDALRDGYAAAGVQADCRAFIDDMAGALAAADLVICRAGAMTVAEIAAAGAAALFVPFPHAIDDHQTANARYLSDAGAAWLRQQTELSPQWLADWLTQRGRDELQAVAARARGRAMPDAARHIADACEAVAARRLGGGVKQAS, translated from the coding sequence ATGAACGCATACGCCGGGCGCACGGCGCTGATCATGGCGGGCGGAACGGGCGGGCATATCATGCCCGGCCTGGCCGTGGCCGCCGTGCTGCGCGAACGCGGCTGGCGTGTCCTGTGGCTGGGCAATCCGGACAAAATGGAAGGCCGGCTGGTGCCCGCGCAAGGCATCGAAATGGCGGAACTGCGTTTCCAGGGCGTGCGGGGCCGCGGCATCAAGGCTTTGCTGCAGCTGCCGTCGCGCCTGTATGCGGCCACGCGGCAGGCATGGCGGCACATGTCCGCGGCGCGGCCGGACGTGGTACTGGGCATGGGCGGCTATGTGGCGTTTCCCGGCGGCCTGGCCGCGGCGCTGCGCCGCGTGCCGCTGGTGGTGCATGAACAGAACGCCGTGGGCGGCACGGCCAATCGCACGCTGGCGCGCCTGGCGCGCCGCGTCCTGACCGGATTCCCCGGCGTGTTGCCGCGTGGCGAGATGGTCGGCAACCCCGTGCGCCGCGAAGTCGGCGCGGTCCCCCCGCCCGAGCAGCGCTATGCCGGCCGGTCCGGCCCGCTGCGCGTGCTGGTGGTGGGTGGCAGCCTGGGGGCGCAGGCCCTGAATACCGTGGTGCCGCAAGCGCTGGCCTTGCTGCCGGAAGCGGCGCGTCCGGTCGTCACGCACCAGGCGGGCGAACAGCACATCGATGCGCTGCGCGATGGCTATGCCGCCGCTGGCGTGCAGGCGGACTGCCGCGCCTTCATCGACGATATGGCGGGCGCGCTGGCGGCCGCCGATCTGGTGATCTGCCGGGCGGGCGCGATGACGGTGGCCGAAATCGCCGCCGCGGGCGCGGCGGCGCTGTTCGTGCCTTTCCCGCACGCCATCGACGATCATCAGACGGCGAATGCCCGTTACCTGAGCGACGCCGGCGCGGCATGGCTGCGCCAGCAAACCGAATTGAGCCCGCAATGGCTGGCGGACTGGCTGACCCAGCGCGGACGCGACGAGCTGCAAGCCGTTGCCGCCCGTGCGCGCGGCCGCGCCATGCCGGATGCGGCCCGCCACATCGCCGACGCCTGCGAAGCCGTCGCGGCGCGTCGCCTGGGCGGGGGAGTGAAACAAGCATCATGA
- the ftsW gene encoding putative lipid II flippase FtsW — protein MSLFADLTGSVNAVRPGRTRMRSFDMPLVIAAGTLLSLGLLMVYSASIALADGPRYAAYGQYYFVVRHAAFVAVGLVAAACAITVPIRVWQRLAVPLFVLALFLLAIVLVPGIGREVNGSHRWIPLGPINFQPSELMKVAALLYAADYTVRKQEHMQNFARGFLPMACALGGVGMFLLLEPDLGAFMVIVAIAIGILFLGGINGKYFSSLLGVLVGTFLLLIWASPWRRARLFAYLDPWNQDNAYGSAYQLSHSLIALGRGEWFGVGLGASVEKLHYLPEAHTDFLMAVVGEELGFVGVMLVISLFATIVLRGFEIGRQAIAMERTFAGMLAQGVAIWFGVQAFINMGVCLGLLPTKGLTLPLMSYGGSGVVMNLVALAMLIRVDLENRTMMRGGRV, from the coding sequence ATGAGCTTATTTGCCGACCTGACCGGGAGCGTCAACGCCGTCCGGCCCGGCCGCACGCGCATGCGCAGCTTCGACATGCCGTTGGTCATCGCCGCCGGCACGCTGCTGTCGCTGGGCCTGCTCATGGTCTATTCGGCGTCCATCGCATTGGCCGATGGCCCGCGCTATGCCGCCTACGGCCAATACTATTTCGTGGTGCGCCATGCCGCTTTCGTGGCCGTGGGCCTGGTGGCGGCCGCGTGCGCCATTACGGTTCCCATCCGCGTGTGGCAGCGCCTGGCCGTGCCGCTGTTCGTCCTGGCGCTGTTCCTGCTTGCCATCGTGCTGGTGCCGGGCATCGGGCGCGAGGTCAACGGTTCGCATCGCTGGATCCCGCTCGGTCCCATCAATTTCCAGCCGTCCGAGCTGATGAAAGTCGCGGCCCTGCTTTATGCCGCCGACTACACCGTGCGCAAGCAGGAACATATGCAGAACTTCGCCCGGGGCTTTCTGCCCATGGCGTGCGCGCTGGGCGGCGTCGGCATGTTCCTGCTGCTGGAGCCGGACCTGGGCGCGTTCATGGTCATCGTCGCCATCGCCATCGGCATCCTGTTCCTGGGCGGCATCAACGGCAAGTATTTCAGCAGCCTGCTCGGCGTTCTGGTCGGCACCTTCCTGCTGCTGATCTGGGCCTCGCCCTGGCGCCGTGCGCGCCTGTTCGCGTATCTGGATCCGTGGAACCAGGACAATGCCTACGGCAGCGCCTACCAGTTGTCGCATTCGCTGATCGCGCTGGGACGTGGCGAATGGTTCGGTGTCGGCCTGGGCGCCAGCGTCGAAAAACTGCACTATCTGCCCGAGGCGCATACCGACTTCCTGATGGCCGTGGTCGGCGAGGAACTGGGTTTCGTCGGCGTCATGCTGGTGATCTCCCTGTTCGCGACCATCGTCCTGCGCGGCTTCGAGATCGGCCGGCAGGCCATCGCCATGGAGCGCACGTTCGCCGGCATGCTGGCACAGGGCGTGGCGATATGGTTCGGCGTACAGGCCTTCATCAATATGGGCGTGTGCCTGGGCCTGCTGCCCACCAAGGGCCTGACCCTGCCGCTGATGAGCTATGGCGGTTCGGGCGTGGTCATGAACCTGGTGGCCCTGGCCATGCTGATCCGCGTCGACCTCGAAAACCGCACGATGATGCGTGGGGGGCGGGTATGA
- the murD gene encoding UDP-N-acetylmuramoyl-L-alanine--D-glutamate ligase has translation MSATEFPVSDTSCILILGLGETGIAAARWCARSGARLRIADTREQPGGLDQLRAVFDGMADSELPDYRLGSQEFDASLLDGVAQVVISPGLAPNQPPAQALLAEAEKRGIEVVGEIELFARALQTLAESREYRPRVVAVTGTNGKTTVTALTRSMIEAAGMSARAAGNIGPAALTALMDALDNNALPQAWVLELSSFQLHTTHTLACDAAVVLNVTQDHLDWHGDMQSYAQAKGRLLAMARVAIVNRDDPLTVGMVESLDDRRVRSFGRDLPALVGDMGLEAGQGVAWLTACEASDFDIPAPTPARRKKDAPPPPRPAGRVSRLMPVDALRIRGMHNATNTLAALALGRALDIGWGPMLRAAREYAGEPNRVEFVRRIGDVDFINDSKGTNVGATVAALEGLGQPVVLIAGGLGKGQDFSPLVAPVARHARALVLIGQDGPEIGKALASTGVQCAQATDMRDAVRQAMALAQPGDAVLLSPACASMDMFRNYVHRGQVFAQEAQELALDRGEVA, from the coding sequence ATGAGCGCAACGGAGTTTCCCGTTTCCGATACGTCTTGCATCCTGATCCTGGGTCTGGGCGAAACCGGTATCGCCGCCGCGCGCTGGTGCGCGCGCAGCGGCGCGCGCCTGCGTATCGCCGATACCCGGGAGCAGCCGGGCGGCCTGGACCAATTGCGCGCCGTGTTCGACGGCATGGCCGACAGCGAGCTGCCGGACTATCGCCTGGGCAGCCAGGAATTCGACGCGTCGCTGCTGGATGGCGTCGCACAGGTCGTCATCAGCCCGGGGCTGGCGCCCAACCAGCCGCCGGCGCAAGCGCTGCTGGCCGAAGCCGAAAAGCGCGGCATCGAAGTCGTGGGCGAAATCGAACTGTTCGCGCGGGCGCTGCAAACGCTGGCGGAAAGCCGCGAGTATCGTCCCCGCGTGGTGGCGGTCACCGGCACCAATGGCAAGACCACGGTCACGGCGCTGACGCGCAGCATGATCGAAGCCGCCGGCATGAGCGCGCGCGCCGCCGGCAATATCGGTCCCGCCGCGTTGACCGCGTTGATGGATGCCCTGGACAACAACGCCTTGCCGCAAGCCTGGGTACTGGAGTTGTCCAGCTTCCAGCTGCATACCACGCACACGCTGGCGTGCGACGCGGCGGTCGTCCTCAATGTCACGCAGGACCACCTGGATTGGCATGGCGATATGCAGTCCTATGCGCAGGCCAAGGGCCGGCTGCTCGCCATGGCGCGCGTCGCCATCGTCAACCGGGACGATCCGCTCACGGTGGGCATGGTCGAAAGCCTGGACGACCGGCGCGTACGCAGTTTCGGCCGCGACCTGCCGGCGCTGGTCGGCGATATGGGCCTGGAGGCCGGGCAGGGCGTGGCATGGCTGACCGCCTGCGAAGCCAGCGATTTCGATATTCCGGCTCCCACGCCCGCGCGCCGCAAGAAAGACGCGCCGCCGCCACCGCGCCCGGCGGGCCGCGTGTCCCGGCTGATGCCCGTGGATGCGCTGCGCATCCGCGGCATGCACAACGCGACGAACACGCTGGCCGCCCTGGCTTTGGGCCGGGCGCTGGATATCGGCTGGGGGCCCATGCTGCGCGCCGCGCGGGAATATGCCGGCGAACCGAACCGCGTGGAGTTCGTGCGCCGCATCGGCGACGTCGACTTCATCAATGACAGCAAGGGCACCAATGTGGGCGCGACGGTGGCCGCGCTGGAAGGCCTGGGCCAGCCCGTGGTGCTGATCGCCGGGGGCCTGGGCAAGGGCCAGGATTTCTCGCCACTGGTCGCGCCGGTGGCCCGGCATGCCCGCGCCCTGGTCCTGATCGGCCAGGACGGTCCGGAAATCGGCAAGGCCCTGGCGTCCACCGGCGTGCAGTGCGCGCAGGCGACCGACATGCGCGATGCCGTGCGCCAGGCCATGGCGCTGGCGCAACCCGGCGACGCCGTACTGCTGTCGCCCGCCTGCGCCAGCATGGACATGTTCCGCAACTACGTACACCGCGGCCAAGTCTTCGCCCAGGAAGCCCAGGAACTGGCGTTGGATCGGGGGGAGGTCGCATGA
- the mraY gene encoding phospho-N-acetylmuramoyl-pentapeptide-transferase: protein MLLEIARWLSDDIRTFGVFEYITLRAVFACATALLIGLFFGPRVIRKLTELKIGQAVRAYGPQTHLVKTGTPTMGGALILIAIGISTLLWADWSNRFVWVVLLVTFGFGLIGWMDDYRKVVHRNPEGMPARQKFFWQALIGLVAAVYLAFAVSAPANTELWPLFRNWVASGFIMPLPTRADLIVPFFKTVSYPLGVLGFVALTWFVIVGTSNAVNLTDGLDGLAIMPTVMVGGALGIFAYVIGRADYSKYLLFPYVPGAAELLVLCAALAGAGLAFLWFNAYPAQVFMGDVGALALGGALGTVAVIARQEIVLFIMGGVFVVETLSVMVQVSWFKYTKRKYGEGRRIFRMAPLHHHFEVGGWKETQVVVRFWIISMMLVLIGLSTLKLR, encoded by the coding sequence ATGCTGCTTGAGATCGCCCGCTGGCTTTCCGACGACATTCGCACTTTCGGCGTCTTCGAGTACATCACCTTGCGCGCGGTGTTCGCCTGCGCCACCGCGCTGTTGATCGGCCTGTTCTTCGGCCCGCGCGTGATCCGCAAACTTACCGAACTGAAGATCGGCCAGGCCGTGCGCGCCTATGGCCCCCAGACGCACCTGGTGAAGACCGGCACGCCCACCATGGGTGGGGCGCTGATCCTGATCGCCATCGGCATCAGCACCTTGCTGTGGGCGGACTGGAGCAACCGCTTCGTCTGGGTCGTGCTGCTGGTCACGTTCGGCTTCGGCCTGATCGGCTGGATGGACGATTACCGCAAGGTGGTGCATCGCAATCCCGAAGGCATGCCGGCGCGGCAGAAATTCTTCTGGCAGGCGCTGATCGGGCTGGTGGCCGCCGTCTATCTGGCTTTCGCGGTCTCGGCGCCCGCCAATACCGAGCTGTGGCCCTTGTTCCGCAACTGGGTGGCAAGCGGCTTCATCATGCCGCTGCCCACGCGCGCGGACCTGATCGTGCCTTTCTTCAAGACGGTCAGCTACCCGCTGGGCGTGCTGGGTTTCGTCGCCTTGACCTGGTTCGTGATCGTGGGCACCAGCAACGCGGTCAACCTGACCGACGGCCTGGACGGCCTGGCCATCATGCCTACCGTGATGGTGGGCGGCGCGCTGGGCATCTTCGCGTATGTCATCGGCCGCGCCGACTATTCCAAGTACCTGCTGTTCCCGTATGTGCCCGGCGCGGCGGAATTGCTCGTGCTATGCGCCGCCTTGGCGGGGGCGGGCCTGGCCTTTCTCTGGTTCAACGCCTATCCGGCGCAGGTGTTCATGGGCGATGTCGGCGCGCTCGCGCTCGGTGGGGCGCTGGGCACGGTGGCCGTGATCGCGCGCCAGGAAATCGTGCTCTTCATCATGGGCGGCGTCTTCGTGGTCGAGACGCTGTCGGTCATGGTGCAGGTCAGCTGGTTCAAATACACCAAACGCAAGTATGGCGAAGGCCGGCGGATCTTCCGCATGGCGCCGCTGCACCACCATTTCGAAGTGGGCGGCTGGAAAGAAACGCAGGTGGTCGTGCGGTTCTGGATCATCAGCATGATGCTTGTTTTGATTGGCCTTTCGACGTTGAAATTGCGATGA
- the murF gene encoding bifunctional UDP-N-acetylmuramoyl-L-alanyl-D-glutamate--2,6-diaminopimelate ligase MurE/UDP-N-acetylmuramoyl-tripeptide--D-alanyl-D-alanine ligase MurF has protein sequence MNATTVDFPVTTPSDADGVVSWLRAHVAAAADLRLDSREICAGDVFVACRGRASDGTLYIQQAIARGAAAILVEGPRDTPPVPGSDVPLRVVDGLRGMLGALADTWYGRPSAALAVIAVTGTNGKTSTVQWLAQALTHAGKPCGAIGTLGATLPDGQALPGALTTPDVLAVHRLLARMRQAGAQFVAMEASSIGIEQGRMDGVRIDIAAFTNLSRDHLDYHGTMQAYEAAKAGLFAWPGLSKSVINADDEAGGRLIAALPPERVLTYGVQSAADVHARDLSVTGQGQIFTLATAQGEAQIMTGLLGQHNVSNLLLVAGVLQALGWPLSDIARELAAATPVAGRMEIVTPIAAPDADGAAGPMVVVDYSHTPDALDRALAALRPVARARGGRLICLFGCGGDRDAGKRPVMGAIAAQGADCVVLSSDNPRSEDPAAILAQIRAGIADGATVLVERDRAKAIMATIWSARLEDVVLLAGKGHETYQEVAGVKLPFDDREWARLALLLPAVSAVSTDTRTISTGQLFIALVGERFDAHDYLGQAQDQGAVAAVVARRMEGVRLPQLVLGDTRVALGRMGAAWRARFDIPVIAVAGSNGKTTTKEMISAILADWLGAEQRFASLGNFNNDIGLPLMLLRLRAHHRAAVFELGMNHPGEIAQLAAMAAPTVALVNNAQREHQEFMHSVQAVAEENGGVLAALPSDGYAVYPGDDAYTGAWDVMSATPRVLRFGLQAGLDVYAEQVRPDALGTQCQLVTPAGTAMLELPVPGMHNLRNALAATACALAAGAPLASACRALAAFSPVSGRMQRHQLSDGTLLVDDTYNANPDSVRAAIDVLAQLPAPRALVLGDMGEVGANGPAMHREVGEYARERGIDLFLTLGKAAGDAATAFGAGARACESVEEIVTALRGATARAVLVKGSRFMRMERVVKALLSTDGHAPLGQGEQHAA, from the coding sequence ATGAACGCCACGACCGTGGATTTCCCCGTCACGACGCCGTCCGATGCGGACGGCGTCGTGTCATGGTTGCGTGCCCACGTCGCGGCCGCGGCCGATCTGCGCCTGGACTCGCGCGAGATATGCGCGGGCGACGTGTTCGTCGCCTGCCGCGGACGCGCCAGCGACGGCACACTCTATATACAGCAGGCGATCGCGCGCGGCGCGGCGGCCATCCTGGTCGAAGGCCCGCGCGACACCCCGCCGGTGCCGGGCTCCGATGTGCCGCTGCGCGTGGTGGACGGGCTGCGCGGCATGCTGGGGGCCTTGGCCGATACCTGGTATGGCCGGCCCTCCGCCGCGCTGGCGGTGATCGCCGTCACCGGCACCAATGGCAAGACCTCGACGGTGCAGTGGCTGGCGCAGGCGCTCACCCATGCCGGCAAACCCTGCGGCGCCATCGGTACGCTGGGCGCCACGCTGCCCGATGGGCAGGCGCTGCCCGGCGCCCTGACCACGCCCGACGTGCTGGCCGTGCACCGCCTGCTGGCGCGCATGCGCCAGGCAGGCGCCCAATTCGTGGCGATGGAGGCCTCGTCCATCGGCATCGAGCAGGGCCGCATGGACGGCGTGCGCATCGATATCGCCGCGTTCACCAATCTGAGCCGCGACCATCTGGATTACCACGGCACCATGCAGGCCTACGAGGCCGCGAAGGCCGGCTTGTTCGCGTGGCCCGGCCTGAGCAAGTCCGTCATCAATGCCGACGACGAAGCCGGCGGCCGGCTGATCGCCGCGCTGCCGCCGGAACGCGTGCTGACCTATGGCGTCCAGTCCGCCGCGGATGTGCATGCGCGGGACCTCTCGGTGACGGGGCAGGGGCAGATCTTCACGCTGGCCACCGCGCAAGGCGAGGCGCAGATCATGACGGGGCTGCTCGGGCAGCACAATGTGTCGAACCTGCTGCTGGTGGCCGGCGTGCTGCAGGCGCTGGGCTGGCCGCTGTCCGACATCGCGCGCGAACTGGCCGCCGCCACGCCGGTGGCGGGCAGGATGGAAATCGTCACGCCCATTGCCGCGCCCGACGCCGACGGCGCCGCGGGCCCCATGGTCGTAGTCGACTATTCCCATACGCCGGACGCGCTGGACCGCGCCTTGGCGGCGCTGCGGCCGGTGGCGCGCGCGCGCGGCGGCCGGCTGATATGCCTGTTCGGCTGCGGCGGCGACCGGGATGCCGGCAAGCGCCCAGTCATGGGCGCCATTGCGGCCCAGGGCGCGGATTGCGTGGTGCTGAGCAGCGACAATCCGCGCAGCGAGGACCCCGCCGCGATCCTGGCGCAAATCCGCGCCGGTATCGCCGATGGCGCCACCGTGCTGGTCGAGCGGGACCGCGCCAAAGCCATCATGGCGACGATCTGGTCCGCGCGGTTGGAAGACGTCGTGCTGCTGGCGGGCAAGGGCCACGAGACCTATCAGGAGGTCGCCGGCGTCAAGCTGCCTTTCGACGACCGCGAATGGGCCCGGCTGGCCCTGCTGCTGCCGGCGGTGTCCGCCGTGTCCACCGATACCCGCACTATTTCCACGGGCCAGCTGTTCATCGCCCTGGTGGGAGAGCGCTTCGACGCCCACGACTACCTGGGACAGGCGCAGGACCAGGGCGCGGTCGCCGCGGTGGTCGCGCGCCGGATGGAAGGCGTACGCCTGCCGCAGCTGGTGCTGGGCGATACGCGCGTGGCGCTGGGCCGCATGGGCGCGGCATGGCGCGCACGTTTCGATATCCCCGTGATAGCGGTCGCCGGCAGCAACGGCAAGACCACCACCAAGGAGATGATCTCGGCCATCCTGGCCGACTGGCTGGGCGCGGAACAGCGCTTCGCGAGCCTGGGCAACTTCAATAACGATATCGGCCTGCCGCTGATGCTGCTGCGCTTGCGCGCGCATCACCGGGCCGCGGTCTTCGAGCTGGGCATGAATCATCCCGGCGAGATCGCCCAGCTGGCCGCCATGGCGGCGCCCACGGTGGCGCTGGTCAACAACGCGCAGCGCGAGCACCAGGAGTTCATGCATTCGGTGCAGGCGGTGGCCGAGGAAAACGGCGGCGTGCTGGCCGCGCTGCCCTCCGACGGCTATGCCGTGTATCCCGGCGACGATGCCTATACCGGCGCGTGGGACGTCATGAGCGCCACGCCGCGCGTGCTGCGCTTCGGCCTGCAGGCCGGCCTGGACGTGTACGCGGAGCAGGTACGGCCCGATGCGCTGGGTACTCAGTGCCAATTGGTCACACCTGCTGGCACAGCGATGCTGGAGCTGCCGGTGCCGGGCATGCACAATCTGCGCAACGCGTTGGCGGCGACGGCGTGCGCCCTGGCCGCCGGCGCGCCGCTGGCCTCCGCGTGCCGCGCCCTGGCCGCCTTCAGCCCGGTGTCCGGGCGGATGCAGCGGCATCAATTGAGTGACGGAACCTTGTTGGTGGATGACACCTACAATGCGAACCCGGACTCTGTCAGGGCGGCCATCGACGTGCTTGCCCAATTGCCCGCGCCGCGCGCGCTGGTATTGGGGGACATGGGCGAAGTGGGCGCCAACGGTCCGGCGATGCATCGCGAAGTGGGCGAGTACGCGCGAGAGCGCGGCATCGATCTCTTCCTGACCCTGGGAAAAGCCGCCGGCGATGCCGCGACGGCCTTCGGCGCGGGGGCAAGGGCTTGCGAAAGTGTGGAAGAAATTGTGACGGCGCTGCGCGGCGCAACCGCGCGCGCCGTATTGGTGAAGGGTTCGCGCTTTATGCGCATGGAGCGGGTAGTGAAGGCGTTGTTGAGTACCGATGGACATGCGCCCCTGGGGCAGGGAGAACAGCATGCTGCTTGA